The sequence AGATGGGGGACGGGATTGTTGAAAGCTCGAGAGCAGGATAAGGAATAATTAAATAGGATGTCGGTTTGTCATACTGCAATTAGTTTGCCACCCATCCTCTTTTTTTACATGCTTGTAAACAAGTGAGTTGATGTTTTTTGGACTGACCTGTGCCATGTTGATGATAAAAAAGGGAAGCCAGGCACTGAAGAAGAGACCCAGGAGCACTCCCAGGGTAAGACTGGCTTTCAGAGCTCTCTTCCTTTGCCTGTGTGCCAGTCTGCGCTCACTGTTCACCGACAGCTGAGAGGAAGAGACAGAAAAGAATATATTCATCGAGATTTCACAGCGATTCTCCTGCTGAGAGATGGTTAGTAATGTTACCTTAGCCTGGGGTAATTATTTATGCCTTTCCCTCTCTCAGATGAAAGCTCTTGAAAGTGACAGTGCCTCACAAGGTCTTTGCTATTCTCTTGAATAGTTCTACCCTCCCATTTCGCCCTTCCTCATCTTCAAATGCCTTATTGGCACCCTGACACCCTCATCTTGTCTCTCATTACTTTCTATTCAAGTCCTCAAAATTGAATTTTCCTTTTTCCGCTACATCTCTTTCAactttctttttgtgtttgttaAGGTGCGGGGAATTCTCTGCACATTCTCAACAAGCGGCATTGTGTCTGTAATCACACAGCCTTCACTTGCATAAGCAGTGGCTACGTAAATTACCAATAGGCCAAAACAGTTTGAGAATGCATGCACTCCAAGTTAGAGGCCTCCTCGGGTCCTAAAATCCATTCTCCGAGCCGAATATTATTCTGCAGTTTTGCCTACATGATACATGTTATTTCTCAGTTTGCTTTCAGTTGTGAccctgatttaaaaaataaacatgaacgcTTAATAAGAAGTAAATTGATAGCCTAATAAATCATGTTATTTACCTCATCTCCGGTGAAGGGCTGCTGTGCACAAAAAAGAAAAGCCCTGCATGAACACACCGTGTAATATTCCTGATCTCATATCTGTAAGATAGATTTCAAGGTTACAAACTATGTTCAGTTTTTTACGTGTTTCTCAAAAATGGACTTAACATGAATGCACATGTTTGCCTCCAGGATAGTTTAAAAGAATTTGGCTCTTATTGGGTCCATTTGGAAAAAGCACAAGAAATTACCCAAAGCAGCTAATACAAAACCCGACCCATGTCCGAGATCCAAGGTCAGATCCAAGTGGACCTGTGAAGACCTCTACTCAGAGTGGCTTAGTTTATCGAGAGTTCACAACAAGGATTTGCACACACATGAAGCAAAACATTTATCTAATAACTCTACTCTAGTCCTGTCACTTCACAAATTGAATTTCTATCCCAATCTTTTCTCTGACTCTGGACTTCTCACCGGAGCTTGCCGCAACCCGGGTGGCTCCTGCTGGCTGTAGTCGTTTCCATCCTGGACGGCGTGTCTGGGAGAAGCAGGGCGAGATGGTTCGCCGGGTGAGTGATGTGGGTAAGCGGGATGAGTAAGAGCCTCCACCTGTCGTGCCTGTCTTCTGGCCGCCAGCAGGATCCTGCAGTAGGTGAAACAGATGGCTGTAGAGGGCAAGAAGAAGGTGAGAAAGGTCGCCACGAGGGCGAAGGGGAGAGTCACCCGCAGGCGGCACTGTGTGGATGGCGTCCCTGATGTGGAAAGCTGGAAGTATGAAGCAGGGTAGAAGGAACTCGACTGGGAGACTGTGGCGTTGGCGGGATCATTCTCGGAAAGGTGTTGGGAGCGACCCAGGCTGTGCCAGTCCATCTTGATCGGCAGAAAGGAAGTGAGGGCTGCCAACCCCCAAGCCCCACCCACCAGAAGCAAGGCACGAGGCGGGGTCATGTGCTGTTTGTATCGCAATGGAGAGATGATGAGGAGGTAGCGGTCCAGACTGATGACACACAAGTTGAGGATGGAAGCACTACAGCACATCACGTCGAAACAAAGCCAGACGGGGCAGAATCCGGGCGCCAGCACCCAGGTCCCACAAAGCACATTGAGCATGGCAGGGGGCATCACGACCAGAGCCACCATCAAGTCTGACAGGAAGAGGGACACCAGGAAGCAGTTGGAGGTGCAGCGCAGCGACCGATGTGCAAACACCAAGGCGATCAACAAAATGTTCCCACAAGCTGTCACCAGAATTATGAGGGACAGCATGACTGCGAGAAGCCAGGGACCACTGCCACTAATGCTCCAGCCATCACCGATAGTACCACTGTCATTGTAGCTCCTGTGAACATCCGCACCTGATTCTGCCTCTACTCGAGCGATAGGTGAGCCACTCATCATCGGAGAGTTGAATAGGACCGTGTGCGCTTCCTGGGGTCTCGATGAAGCGAACACACATCCAGCGTTTTTCAAGTGCATTGAGAGAGTGATGCTGAATGTGAAACGGTTGATCTGCGGGTCACCTCAGGTGGCGAAAAAGATCAAGATGTCCCGTTTATAGTATTCCTTTCTGTCTTTCCCCTGGCGAGGTTGGTGATTTCCACTCCCTCTGTGTGCCTCAGTCACATCAGTGCAAGGATATTCAGCTGCCATCACTCCATTTGTTAACGTGAGATGAGCAAAGcaataaaatgacacatttccTAGTCACTAGTCTGGCTTCTTCAATGCTTAGCACCAGTATGAGCAATTCTGTGCCTGTCAAGAGTATTTCAAAGCTACGTGTCATGATGACACTCTTTGGGGGAGGGCAACCGAGAGGTGGGCTTCGGTacgagagagtgtgagagaaggAGAGGGAGCTTTACAAGAGTAAGACTACCATACAGATATTTTTAGATGagtgaattaaaaaacaaacttatCTCGGTCTGCTTCTTGCTATTAAGGTGGATTTCTGTTGGCTTTCTATGCATTTTTATGAGCTCAAACGTTCTTTATTCAGTAATTGTGTGGCTGTAATTGAGTAAAAGGGTGCGGACGAGTGCACTAGAGGTAACTGTGTTGGCATCTTGGCTGCTCCCTGCACTCTTCTAATCCCTGTATCGTCCACTTCAGGGTGCCTTCGGGATCCACTCTCTGCCGCTGGGCATAAAGCGTGTCTGAGCATCGCACTCTTAATGCGACTTCATGCACATTCACAGCCAATCATTATTCAGAGTTCATTGAGGCGAGCAATTAGCATCTAACAAAAGGCTTATGTAAATgtgagatgtaaaaaaaatatgcaagatTGTTAACAAATGATTAGAATGTAATTTTACAAGacgtgttggtgtgtgtgtgtgaacactttTTCCTCTTTGCCTCTTGACACTAACATTTGGCAccagaaacaatttttttttttatttgcagttgaTTGTCAAATCAGACTGCATGTCGTCAATACAGTTGCACAACagacttttaaatgcatttctcaaTATGTTTTTTGCAAACTGAGATGTGGAAGTTTAATCATAGTGTACTTATGTCCAAATGCatgattattttttgttctttttttttttcactgatcaTGATCAGTTGTGTTTTCAATTGTGCATTTATAATAGTGAAAACACATCGGAGAATTAGAACTGAGAAAGAATGggttttgaaattaaaattttattccaAGCTGAATGAATTTAAACAAAACTGTTGTACAGTTGTGTCAAAAGCAATAGATTTAATTTCGCAATTGTATAATCATTACAGACAACATGCCTGCAACAGTTCTTTAAAGCCTTACTCCTCAACAAGGTCATGCATGAGAACTTCTATATATACTTCTACCTTTATGTAAAAAGCAACATTACAATAGTGCAATCATGTATAAGCACGGCagatttcagaaaaaataaaatgatgcttGTACTTCAGTACTGTCACCATGCCAACAAGGCACAATGTTTTGCTTTAAGCAAAGTAAGTGCACTAGTTTAGAATGGTTGCCAAATATCATCATGGCCCGGGTCGAAAGCTAGATGACAGCGTAGGCTGCTATCATTTGATTTTTGGAACACATGTTACTGTAGGGCCATtattcaaaaagataaaaaaataaacaaacacataaaaatcaCCCTTAGAAAATTTCAAATctcctttttaatattttattaaatataaacagacTTTGCTTTACAAGAACATGGATGTTATGGAGAAAGAAAGACAAGAAGTCTTGATTGTGTCAGGCTTTGAATACGAACAGCAAGGCAGATGATCCATAACTGATGCGACTACTGCTCCTGAAAGAGACCAGAGAAAACAAATCAGGACTGAAACACTGATCTTCAGATTCGTTGAAGCAGGGAGATCCCATGAATAAGAtcctatgttaaaataaaaaaaacaactcaagaaaaaaaaacaaaaaaagtacaaactgTTGTGAAAAAATACCTAAAAAAGCATGCATATGAAATTTAAGTGATAAGTATCAAGACTTACTTAATCAGGTGATTTTTGATAATTTAagtgtttagagttttttttattaacattaagcattaaaatatgtatttctgaTATAATCTGAATATGCTAAATGTTCATATTTCCAATTGACTGTGTCACATGTTTTGAACAATGCATGTTATTTCCAGtgaatttatcatttattacaaTGATTTAATTTGATCTGTGCACGCCTACAACTCTGGGACCTACgttataatatttatatgcaaAGGAATAACAATATTTATCAAACATTGCAACAAATTAATTGTTAAAGAACATAAATTACTATATAGATGGGCAAAGTAAATTTTTGTCAGGgttacaattattatataaaaccataattacttgaaaaaaatagttttgtatattttatttcagctaactgAATGAAAAATTTCtcatttaagtactaaaatactaaaaaagttcaaaattgaagtactaaaataactaaaacaaaatagcTAAAGTACagacataaaatattgaaaattaataaatcattataaatgtatttattataattaattcattattaataatcagccttacatattaaaaataaattaatctgaattttataatataatatttcttatataataatatataaacgtTTAATATAACTATTACACATGAAGCTTTATTGAGTTCtgaattattttgttatatttactgCTCTGATAAGCTCTGATAACATCTTCCAGATGAcgctgattaataaaaaaaataagaaaattataaaaaaataaaaattaaaacagaaaatgtaaatattaaatctaCTACAAACTTTAACTTTGAATTAAAAAACAAGAAATGCAATACTCTGAACTATACtttacccccttttttttttttttttgaatgtacattttataaataattcataaaaaatattgagTGATACCTTGGATAATTCTATGCCCAAGctctccaataaaaaaaaaaaacagacataaacagCTAGgtgacattacatttacatttatgcacttagcagatgcttttatccaaagcgacttcctgtgcattcaggctacacattATTTTACCAGTATGTGACCGAGACAACACGTGATCTCTATAATCAAAACACAAACCTTAGCAACTTTACTGTGCAGTACATAATGTGACTTCAAGTCATTCTGGCAGTTGGAGTAAGCCATGCCAAGACCCAGTCCTGTCCCAAACACTATGGGCCATGTCCGGCCTGCACAAACAAATCTTCACATTAGCATGGAAGAAAACACATTCTAATAAATCTGCTTTACACAAGACATGATATAATATACACTTACGCTTGAAGAAAACAACAGAGAACACAATTCCTAGACCCAGACCGGTACCTACAAGaaacaaatattacatataataaaataaatcagcatGCCCAAATGTGATCCAAGaccaaaaccagtcataagggtccatttcttaaaaaattcagatttatacatctgaataaataagctttctattgatgtatggtctGGATGTGAATGATGTAAATCTcgaatctgagggtgcaagagacaaaaaaaatggaggaagttgtccaaattaagttcttagcaatgcatattactgatcaaaagttaagtttttatatatatatacagtaggaaATTCACCTTAATAGGGGTAAATTATCTTCAAAATGATCTTCATGATTTCTACTTAATAACCTAATGATTGTTGGTacaaaagaaaaatcgatcattttgacccatgcaatgtattgttgGATTGCTACAAATATCCCTGTGCTACTATCCCAGTTTTATACCTAGAGTGTACATATTATTACCAAAAAGCAACAAAggtgaaaaggtactgccccagatACAGCCTGTATTAATGGTACTCTAAAGTATACGATGATAATTACCATGGTAACGTTACATAgtagaaaaacagtaaacaaaataaaaaattttttttaacatcgTAGGTCTAAAAACCTAGCTTAGTAGTAAGCGGTCCtagtagtaatttttttatttatttatatatatatatatatatatatatatatatatatttatatatatatatataacataaataataccGTGACGTTAGTACTCGAAGCCTAATGagctctttaaaaaaatgtcatttatatgcGTCCTAGTCGAGTGAACGTCTTTTCAGTGACCTGAGCGCCCTACACGGTCGTGACAACAGAGCTGATTATTAAATATCATGAGTTCTTACCGAATTTAATCGCGCTGTCTGCGAGGCAGCGGTCCCACTTCTGGCCGAGCTCTTTCTCAGACATGATAACAGCGGACGGCGGCAGTAACGCGGATGACTTTGGCTTGAAGGTACGCTGTCATACTTCCCTTCCTTCCCCGGCGAGAGGAGTGTGCACGCGCTGCGGCGTGGCGCCACCCGCTGGACAGGCGGAAGAAAAGTGCACGTTTATGTTACtttgttattagaaaaaaaaaaaatatatatataaaaaaaattaataaaaaaaaaaaaatatatatatatatatcattttaggTACCACAATACTTATTAGTATAAATTATtagtttataactgacaactaaggaaaatcccaaattcagtatcccagaaaatttgaatattctgaaaaggttcaatattgaagacacctggtgccacactctaatcagctaattaactcaaaattgaaaaaggtctttaaatggtctctcagtctagttctgtaggctacacaatca is a genomic window of Carassius auratus strain Wakin chromosome 23, ASM336829v1, whole genome shotgun sequence containing:
- the htr6 gene encoding 5-hydroxytryptamine receptor 6 — protein: MHLKNAGCVFASSRPQEAHTVLFNSPMMSGSPIARVEAESGADVHRSYNDSGTIGDGWSISGSGPWLLAVMLSLIILVTACGNILLIALVFAHRSLRCTSNCFLVSLFLSDLMVALVVMPPAMLNVLCGTWVLAPGFCPVWLCFDVMCCSASILNLCVISLDRYLLIISPLRYKQHMTPPRALLLVGGAWGLAALTSFLPIKMDWHSLGRSQHLSENDPANATVSQSSSFYPASYFQLSTSGTPSTQCRLRVTLPFALVATFLTFFLPSTAICFTYCRILLAARRQARQVEALTHPAYPHHSPGEPSRPASPRHAVQDGNDYSQQEPPGLRQAPLSVNSERRLAHRQRKRALKASLTLGVLLGLFFSAWLPFFIINMAQAVCECVPPSFFDAITWLGYCNSTMNPIIYPMFMRDFKRALARLLPCCSSSQAPRRPSLPLSLSLRNSGEPQLPTEPPSLVSDPPQLPVTATDAVNLLDAENAGIDLPLLLPNQVDTLDD
- the micos10 gene encoding MICOS complex subunit MIC10, which encodes MSEKELGQKWDRCLADSAIKFGTGLGLGIVFSVVFFKRRTWPIVFGTGLGLGMAYSNCQNDLKSHYVLHSKVAKEQ